One stretch of Sardina pilchardus chromosome 17, fSarPil1.1, whole genome shotgun sequence DNA includes these proteins:
- the frs2a gene encoding fibroblast growth factor receptor substrate 2a: MGSCCSCPDKDSIPDNHQSKFKVINVDDDGNELGSGVMELTEEELILHTRKRHAVRWPYLCLRRYGYDSNLFSFESGRRCQTGQGIFAFKCARAEEIFNMLQDIMHNNSISVVEEPVLEPSQTPADAAAAATDIPRTPRTPTTPGYSVPTMPNGIGRYPSFGDASSRPSSRHPSVGSARLPSVGEESTHPLLVSDETVHTYVNTSGVQEDRRSRSSVHAPLDLRLSNPESLVPPSPNEASEGHVLLEPEGVKFVLGPTPVQRQLMAKERRRDSSESGGEAVASADAEPAGTPPPVPPHPPSSTGALNGCSAAAAVAPSSGLSLDCDTGYDSDERKETPSASSAASSSATTGAKASAYEHHNGTAAAPNPAPAAPVPPADRPAPPTPAPVPTATATTTVSTGARRCRPPIPTPDAQNANNSAQRRTALLNYENLPALPPVWETRKPHPEADEEEEEENNAYAPKTPSLNNGYHHHHQHQHHHHHHHHHHPQHTPHPLLLHHHHHGGLDPLHNYVNTENVTVPLSAHKPDSARPPRRDCAASQQPSVFNFDFRRGGAGSGGASGMLPATLNYIEVEMEKGSDSSGPHTPKTPTTPLPQTPTRRTELYAVIDIERTAAMSSLQKALPRDDGTSRKTRHNSTDLPM, encoded by the exons ATGGGTAGCTGCTGTAGCTGTCCTGATAAAGACTCCATCCCAGACAACCATCAGAGCAAATTCAAG gtcATAAATGTGGACGACGACGGTAACGAGCTGGGCTCCGGCGTGATGGAGCTGACGGAGGAGGAGCTCATCCTGCACACGCGCAAGCGTCACGCCGTCAGGTGGCCCTACCTGTGCCTGCGGCGCTATGGCTACGACTCCAACCTCTTCTCCTTCGAGAGCGGACGCCGCTGCCAGACCGGCCAGG GTATCTTTGCCTTTAAGTGTGCCCGGGCGGAGGAGATCTTCAACATGCTGCAGGACATCATGCACAACAACAGTATCAGTGTGGTGGAGGAGCCGGTGCTGGAGCCCAGCCAAACCCCCGCCgacgctgccgccgccgccacggaCATCCCCCGCACACCACGCACCCCCACCA CTCCAGGTTACTCAGTGCCCACGATGCCCAATGGTATTGGGCGCTACCCCTCTTTCGGCGACGCCTCCTCACGCCCCTCCAGCCGACACCCCTCAGTGGGCAGCGCCCGGCTCCCCTCAGTGGGCGAGGAGTCCACCCACCCGCTACTGGTGTCTGATGaaacg GTACATACGTACGTGAACACATCAGGTGTCCAGGAGGACAGGCGGAGTCGAAGCAGTGTCCACGCCCCTCTGGATCTGCGGTTGTCCAATCCCGAGAGCCTGGTGCCCCCCTCGCCCAACGAGGCGTCGGAAGGGCACGTCCTGCTGGAGCCGGAGGGCGTGAAGTTCGTGCTGGGCCCCACGCCGGTGCAGCGGCAGCTCATGGCCAAGGAGCGGCGGCGGGACTCGTCGGAGAGCGGCGGCGAGGCGGTGGCGAGTGCCGACGCGGAGCCTGCGGGGACCCCCCCTCCCGttcctcctcatcccccctccTCGACCGGGGCCCTCAACGGCTGCtcggcggcggcagcggtggCGCCCTCTTCGGGCCTGTCGCTCGACTGCGACACCGGTTATGACAGCGACGAGCGCAAGGAGACGCCGTCGGCCTCGTCCGCCGCGTCGTCCTCCGCGACGACCGGAGCGAAAGCGTCGGCGTACGAGCACCACAACGGCACGGCGGCCGCGCCCAACCCCGCCCCGGCAGCCCCCGTCCCCCCCGCCGACAGGCCCGCTCCTCCGACGCCGGCCCCGGTTCcgaccgccaccgccaccaccacggTCTCCACGGGTGCCCGTCGGTGCCGGCCGCCCATCCCCACGCCGGACGCGCAGAACGCCAACAACTCGGCGCAGCGGCGCACGGCCCTGCTCAACTACGAGAACCTTCCGGCGCTGCCGCCCGTCTGGGAGACCCGCAAGCCCCACCCGGAGgccgacgaggaggaggaggaggagaacaacgCCTACGCGCCAAAGACTCCGTCGCTCAACAAcggctaccaccaccaccatcagcaccaacaccaccatcaccaccaccaccaccaccacccgcagcACACGCCCCACCCGCtcctcctgcaccaccaccaccacggcggCCTCGACCCGCTGCACAACTACGTCAACACGGAGAACGTGACGGTGCCGCTCAGCGCGCACAAGCCGGACTCGGCCCGGCCGCCGCGCCGGGACTGCGCCGCGTCCCAGCAGCCCTCCGTCTTCAACTTTGACTTTCGGCGGGGCGGCGCGGGCTCGGGCGGCGCGTCGGGGATGCTCCCGGCGACGCTCAACTACAtcgaggtggagatggagaagggCTCGGACTCGAGCGGGCCGCACACGCCCAAGACGCCCACCACGCCGCTGCCGCAGACGCCCACGCGCCGGACCGAGCTCTACGCCGTCATAGACATCGAGCGCACGGCGGCCATGTCCAGCCTGCAGAAGGCGTTGCCGCGTGACGACGGCACCTCCCGCAAGACGCGACACAATAGTACTGACCTGCCCATGTGA